In Sphingobacteriaceae bacterium, the following proteins share a genomic window:
- the lysA gene encoding diaminopimelate decarboxylase produces MFSKNLTDHFNSLETPFYYYDTDLLQKTLEAIKKAAPEDYHIHYALKANAHPTLLEPIRNAGFGADCVSGNEVKRAIESGFDPKKIVFAGVGKSDKEINYALDHAIYCFNVESVHELQILNELSKKKNVKANIALRINPNVDAHTHKYITTGLEENKFGINPYEFESVLAELKKLENIHFIGLHFHIGSQIQDMTPFKNLCLRVNEINKWFIQKGFSPAIINLGGGLGINYQEPETHAIVDFNTYFSVFKQFLELLPHQEIHFELGRCIIAQCGSLISRVLYIKNGINTNFAILDAGMTELIRPALYQAYHKIENISKANSAADKKYDVVGPICESSDCFGKAVVLPETQRGDLIAIRSAGAYGEVMSNHYNLRDAVQSFFDTAS; encoded by the coding sequence ATGTTTTCTAAAAATCTTACAGACCATTTCAATTCCCTTGAAACGCCTTTTTACTATTACGATACAGACTTACTTCAAAAGACACTGGAAGCCATAAAAAAGGCTGCGCCTGAAGACTATCATATTCACTACGCGCTAAAGGCTAATGCTCACCCCACACTTCTAGAACCTATCAGAAATGCAGGTTTCGGTGCTGATTGTGTAAGTGGCAATGAAGTAAAACGGGCTATTGAATCAGGATTTGATCCTAAAAAAATTGTCTTTGCCGGTGTTGGAAAAAGTGACAAGGAAATAAATTATGCGCTCGATCATGCTATCTATTGTTTTAATGTGGAGAGTGTGCACGAACTACAGATTTTAAACGAGCTTTCGAAAAAGAAAAATGTAAAAGCCAATATCGCGCTACGCATTAACCCCAATGTAGATGCCCATACACATAAGTATATCACTACCGGATTAGAAGAAAATAAATTTGGCATTAATCCTTACGAATTTGAATCGGTTTTAGCTGAGCTTAAAAAACTGGAGAACATTCATTTTATTGGGCTGCATTTTCACATTGGTTCACAGATCCAGGATATGACACCGTTTAAAAATCTTTGCCTTCGCGTAAATGAAATAAATAAATGGTTTATCCAGAAAGGATTTTCGCCGGCGATTATTAATTTGGGTGGCGGGCTTGGAATAAATTACCAGGAACCTGAAACACATGCCATCGTTGACTTTAACACTTATTTCAGCGTATTCAAGCAATTTCTTGAATTACTCCCACATCAAGAAATACATTTTGAGTTAGGCCGTTGCATTATAGCTCAGTGTGGAAGTTTGATCAGCCGTGTGCTCTATATTAAAAATGGCATCAATACAAATTTTGCAATTTTAGATGCCGGCATGACGGAATTAATTCGTCCTGCCCTCTACCAGGCTTATCACAAAATTGAAAATATAAGTAAAGCGAATTCTGCTGCTGATAAAAAATACGACGTAGTGGGTCCTATTTGCGAAAGCAGTGATTGTTTTGGAAAAGCAGTTGTTTTACCGGAAACGCAACGTGGCGATTTAATAGCTATAAGAAGTGCCGGGGCGTACGGAGAAGTAATGAGTAATCATTACAACCTCAGAGATGCGGTACAATCCTTTTTTGATACAGCTAGTTAA
- a CDS encoding RNA polymerase subunit sigma-70 codes for MNIQPQLIALCIKQDRKAEYELYKVTYSYLMSICMRYSKDKDTASESLNMGFLKILKNLGTYKPEIPFKAWIRRVMVNTLIDEYRKNKREREKVTYVEEYYDSADFSDVNEALSRINYNQLLTQINLLPEATKKVFNLFAIDGYSHKEIGELLSISVGTSKWHLNAARQKLKEYIENSVLTRI; via the coding sequence ATGAATATTCAGCCTCAACTGATTGCATTGTGCATTAAGCAGGACCGCAAGGCTGAGTATGAATTGTATAAAGTGACCTATAGTTATTTAATGAGTATTTGTATGCGTTATTCTAAAGATAAGGATACCGCTTCAGAATCATTAAACATGGGTTTCCTCAAAATTTTAAAAAATTTGGGCACCTACAAGCCCGAGATTCCTTTTAAGGCCTGGATTCGCAGGGTTATGGTAAACACTTTAATTGATGAGTACCGCAAAAATAAAAGGGAGAGAGAGAAAGTTACCTACGTGGAAGAATATTATGACAGTGCCGACTTTTCAGATGTTAATGAAGCTCTGAGCCGTATCAACTATAATCAACTTCTCACGCAAATCAATTTATTACCGGAAGCAACAAAAAAAGTGTTTAACCTTTTTGCCATCGACGGATATTCGCACAAGGAGATTGGTGAGTTATTGAGTATTAGTGTGGGTACATCTAAATGGCATTTGAATGCCGCCCGACAAAAATTAAAAGAATATATAGAAAATAGTGTATTAACCAGAATATAA